From the Ensifer adhaerens genome, the window CATCCTGAAGGAAAATCCGAAGGAAGCGGAAATCGTTTCCCACCGCCTCATGCTCCGCACGGGCATGATCCGGCAGCAGTCCTCGGGCATCTATACCTGGCTGCCACTGGGCAAGCGGGTTCTCGACAAGGTCAATGCGATCATCCGCGAGGAACAGAACCGCTCGGGCGCAGTCGAACTGTTGATGCCGACGCTGCAGTCCGCCGAGCTCTGGCAGGAAAGCGGTCGCTACGACGCCTATGGCAAGGAAATGCTGCGCATCAAGGATCGTCAGGACCGGCCGATGCTTTACGGCCCGACCAATGAGGAAATGATCACGGACGTCTTCCGGTCCTACGTGAAGTCCTACCGTGACCTGCCGCTCAACCTGTACCACATCCAGCTGAAGTTCCGCGACGAGATCCGTCCGCGCTTCGGCACCATGCGTTCGCGCGAATTCCTGATGAAGGACGCCTATTCCTTCGACCTTGACCGGGAAGGGGCTGAACACGCTTACAACCGCATGTTCGCAGCCTATCTGCGTACCTTCGCGCGCATGGGCCTTCGCGCTATTCCGATGCGCGCCGACACGGGCCCGATCGGCGGCAACCTGAGCCACGAATTCATCATCCTCGCCGACACCGGCGAATCCGAAGTGTTCTGCCACAAGGACTTCCTCGGCTTCGACATTCCCGGCGAAGAAACCAATTTTGATGACGTCGCCGGTCTCAAGGCGATCTTCGACAAGTGGACCTCGCGTTACGCTGCGACATCGGAAATGCACGACGAGGCAGCCTTCAATGCTGTTGCCGAGGGCGACCGTCTGTCAGCGCGCGGGATCGAGGTCGGCCACATCTTCTACTTCGGCACCAAGTATTCCGAAGCCATGGGTGCCAAGGTGCTCGGCCCCGACGGCAAGGAGCATGCCGTGCACATGGGTTCCTACGGCATCGGCCCGACCCGCCTTGTGCCGGCGATCATCGAAGCCTCGCATGACGACAACGGCATCATCTGGCCGAAGTCGATCTCGCCGTTCGATGGCGTCATCATCAACATGAAGGCCGGCGATGCCGCTTGCGACAGCGCCTGCGAGACGCTCTACTCCGAACTCGGCAAGGCTGGATTCGATGCGTTGCTCGACGACACGGACGACCGCGCCGGTGCGAAATTCGCGACGGCGGACCTGATCGGAGTTCCGGTTCAGATTATCGTCGGTCCGCGTTCGATCGCCAACGGCGAGGTCGAGGTCAAGGATCGCAAGACCGGCGAGCGGGAAACGATGACCGTCGAAGCTGCGATCAACAAGCTGACCGCAAAGAAGTGATGAGGCGAGGGAAGGCAGGATGACCGCCGTGGTGCAAGATCAGGTGCAGGCCGCGGCGCGGCCTGAAAAGTCCTCCAGCCGTCCCTTTTCCGCTTTTGAGCGCATGGTCGCCTGGCGCTACCTGCGCTCCAGGCGCAAGGAGGCCTTCATCTCGGTGATCGCAGGCTTCTCCTTCATCGGCATCATGCTCGGCGTCGCGACGCTGATCATCGTCATGGCCGTGATGAACGGCTTCCGCACCGAGCTGATTTCCCGCATTCTCGGCATAAACGGCCACATGATCGTCCAGCCGATCGACGGGCCGCTCAACAATTACGCGGAGCTGGCGACCAAGTTCTCGGGCGTCAAGGGTGTCACCATGGCGATCCCGCTGGTCGAGGGCCAGGTTCTGGCCCAGGGCGTTGGCGACAGCTCGACCGGCGCGCTGGTGCGCGGCATCCGCGCCGACGATCTCGGCAAGATGAAGTCGGTCTCCGATCATATCCAGTCTGGCGACATGGTCGGCTTTGCCTCGGGCTCCGGTGTCGCGATCGGCTCGCGCATGGCCGAGCAACTCGGCATCCGCGTCGGCGGCACGATCACGCTGACCTCGCCCAATGGCGACGTGACGCCGCTCGGCATGAATCCGCGCGTCAAGGCCTACACCGT encodes:
- the proS gene encoding proline--tRNA ligase, coding for MRLSRFFMPILKENPKEAEIVSHRLMLRTGMIRQQSSGIYTWLPLGKRVLDKVNAIIREEQNRSGAVELLMPTLQSAELWQESGRYDAYGKEMLRIKDRQDRPMLYGPTNEEMITDVFRSYVKSYRDLPLNLYHIQLKFRDEIRPRFGTMRSREFLMKDAYSFDLDREGAEHAYNRMFAAYLRTFARMGLRAIPMRADTGPIGGNLSHEFIILADTGESEVFCHKDFLGFDIPGEETNFDDVAGLKAIFDKWTSRYAATSEMHDEAAFNAVAEGDRLSARGIEVGHIFYFGTKYSEAMGAKVLGPDGKEHAVHMGSYGIGPTRLVPAIIEASHDDNGIIWPKSISPFDGVIINMKAGDAACDSACETLYSELGKAGFDALLDDTDDRAGAKFATADLIGVPVQIIVGPRSIANGEVEVKDRKTGERETMTVEAAINKLTAKK